GTGTTGTTGACCGATCCGAACGTGATGTTCTTGAGCGAGAGGCTGACGCCCGTGATGGGATGATGCTTCAACACCGGCAGGTTGATCACCCTCGTCACCTCCTGGGTGATTATACGGCTGAAGAGGGACCTCACCTCGCCGTTTTCGCGCCTCGGCGGAGAATCCTCCTCCGGCTCGTAGTAGACCTTCTCATCATACCCCGGTCCCCTGCCGTCGGTGGCGTAACATCTGACGCCCGATCCCGTGACGTTTATCTCATAACCCGCCTCAACTAGATCCCTTTCAAACCTATCCCATATTATGATGTGTTCGGGTGGGACCCCCAGGGATGTGATCCTCTCGATAACAAGGTCGACGAGCTCTCGGTGGGTGCAGAGCCGCGGCCCGCCGGAGGGATTGATCTTGATCCCCACCGTATCATCCTTCGAGATGAAATCCTTCCATGCCTCCTTAGGAGATTTCCTCCCCGTTAGCTCCATCATCCCCTCGTCGAGCATCTTCGCCAGGATATCCCTATCTAAGCCCTCTTCCTTCCACACGCCGCTGTGTCTGATGTCCACCACCTTGCTTCTATATGCGGCACGGGTTTTACCCCCGAAGGAGGTTATGGAGATCAGCCCCGCGATGACCTTTGCCATCGTAGATATGAAACTCCTTCTCGTCATCAGTAGCTCATCCTTTCCACCGTATAGACCCTGACGGTGTTACCTCTGATATCACACATGGCCACATATGTCAGGTTGTTGAAGGTTCTCACCGCCACCTTCTGTTCCCTAGGGATCTCGTAATCCCTATCCACCAACCTCTCGCCTTCAGGCGAGAATGCGCCGAGGAAGTATTTGGTCTCGAACTCGCTCTCCCCCTCCTCCGGCTTTGGCCTTGAGCTTCTGAAGAAGGGGAAAAGCTTCTGTGTCTTCACTTTCCTCCGCCTGTCCATATACCAGACCCATATCTCGCCCGTTGTGGGCTCGACGTTGAAGTCTATATCGGTGTATGGGAATTGGGGGAAATCGGCATCTCCGATCCTGATATAATCGACCAGCTCGGCCTTCCGCGCCCTCATGTCGAATTTGACGGTGTACCTGATGAGGAAGTTGCCGTAGAGGGCATAGAGGTAATCCCCGTGTGTCTCGATCCGCTTCGGTATAAAGCGTCCCTGATCATAGGAGAGCATCGGCATAGGTATGACGTGATCGTAATCCCACATGAG
This portion of the Candidatus Poribacteria bacterium genome encodes:
- a CDS encoding DUF362 domain-containing protein: MTRRSFISTMAKVIAGLISITSFGGKTRAAYRSKVVDIRHSGVWKEEGLDRDILAKMLDEGMMELTGRKSPKEAWKDFISKDDTVGIKINPSGGPRLCTHRELVDLVIERITSLGVPPEHIIIWDRFERDLVEAGYEINVTGSGVRCYATDGRGPGYDEKVYYEPEEDSPPRRENGEVRSLFSRIITQEVTRVINLPVLKHHPITGVSLSLKNITFGSVNNTARFHPIEFLCDPAIPEIFSKSVLRGKAVLHIIDGLIATYEGGPGFKEEYSWRHSGLILSTDPVAADKVGLEIIEGKRKEKGLDPISIYARHISTAGRMGLGNSSMSDITLKEIKLDEEAKG